Genomic window (Drosophila sulfurigaster albostrigata strain 15112-1811.04 chromosome 2R, ASM2355843v2, whole genome shotgun sequence):
GTAGTATTCGTTTATTGCTTCTGAATGACTCGCACAAATACTCATCGTTCTTGTACATTTTCAGGCCATCTCTGCATGAGGCCTTTGCACCCAGTGAGACTGTGTATCGTGAAATCTATGAGGAGGCAGAGCAACAGGGATTTCTGGGCGCAAATTGCGCAAAACTGTATAGAGAGTGTCCAGTGGACATTCTGGGCGGCATCAGCAAACTAATCAGCTAAAATAAAGTGCTTAAAGACTTTccaatttgcaattatattaaCTGTGGCGCATGGGCCACCAATCAATGCTTAAGTCCTTGACGCCTAATGAGCTTAGCTTCTGGTCATTGAAGACAATACAGTAAATAACTTGGTGCCAACTAATGTATGTGATTTTAGCTTAATGGCCAGCAAAAAATTTGCATGAATATTCTATTGGATTTCACTTCATGACATGCACATTGTTCATAAAGCACTCAAAGTATTGTAACAAGTAATTAATGGAAGAATTTTATTACTTCATGGCAAACCACTTAACAGATTAACATGGTGGGATTTCAAGCTAAGACAGAGACTAGCATTGCTTCCTAGAAAGCCATTTACTGTTTCCAaagtttatttacaaatatctGACCAATGGATTATATTATAATCTTAAGATTCAACTGAGTGTATGTTCGAGATAGATaaagaaaatttcattattaatattctattTAGCATTTGAAACTaaagaagaaacaaataaacaaattttatatattaaaaaatgtttgttttttgcctgagttacatatttcaataaatttattgtttacttttagttgacgttttttattaaaacaacaTTACTTgatggatgctgctgcttctcaatgccataaaaacaaataaataaaagaattataaTATCTAGGTACGACACATTTATTTCATCTCACTATTTTACTGAATATAGTTAACACATCCAGTTCACACTTAGGATAGGCTTTTTGACAATCACCGCCCATAAAACCTATTTTCTCAGCGCGTTCATAACGATGTTGATACAACTTTTCGTTCGGCCCAAAGCCTTCGTGCTGCGAGGGTCTATAAAAGCAATACAACAATCattatgtactatatattttcattaattcaataaaaatctaCTTACGTTAGCAAAAAGGTGATGATTTTTTACGATCAAGGTGAAGCTGTAGCTGTGATCGTCAGCTAAAGGATGCAGAGCTATTTCGCATACACTGCGTAATAGGCAGGATTTATGAAAGCCACTCTCCTCTAATCTGCGCTCCAAACCCGTGTACAACTCACCAGCAGTAAAATCATTAGGATGTATGCCATTTTCTGCCTCCATCAGCTCCTTGACTGTGCCA
Coding sequences:
- the LOC133838666 gene encoding LOW QUALITY PROTEIN: uncharacterized protein LOC133838666 (The sequence of the model RefSeq protein was modified relative to this genomic sequence to represent the inferred CDS: deleted 1 base in 1 codon); translated protein: MLHIEMRRPQQHNSNSINGIFTVIIVVIVILTTGTTGFLLYPASTILQLTSSMSVPIDIPDARKVFMDLGFQMNYNMPYDVASFYNPTIWSNALERRRRHTDGFTGTVKELMEAENGIHPNDFTAGELYTGLERRLEESGFHKSCLLRSVCEIALHPLADDHSYSFTLIVKIITFLLTPSQHEGFGPNEKLYQHRYERAEKIGFMGGDCQKAYPKCELDVLTIFSKIVR